In a single window of the Eleginops maclovinus isolate JMC-PN-2008 ecotype Puerto Natales chromosome 6, JC_Emac_rtc_rv5, whole genome shotgun sequence genome:
- the LOC134866016 gene encoding mucin-2-like — translation MSCAGPPLLCCSGKNSSCSRGCFCDSSCVLFNDCCPDYFSTCTQGFNSPPPIRQSTTSTTTIPTLAIDTTTSSFLSKTTASVSDTTTPSTKGTTAASGLVEESTILASTVNDTLETSQSNSLTSLRANIKPNSASTASNTTPPSTTNSNNSPTLAENIQASKFADITSPSETGSTAASTLVAVRTTSASTIGDTTTQSTSTSIISTPKDIQPSFSSTIFPTKSPIATRSINALDVSTNQVAIAFASTTTSQTNSNTFKTADESTTSTASAQTAPSTTNSDTTPTLAETSTSTVADTTTTNTTGSIASSAYTVFKPTTPSSSTSNTSTPTEIPPSSSSAVFSTKAPRTTTNTMASTVSTNLVSTVFATKATSQTTGSNAASTLVEKSTIPASTVTNTSETSQTNNNTSATANMSPTSDATASDSAPRSTRTRSTSTPKENPPSLTSKVSPTIASSTRSSTTASEGSTHFALTTTSQTSVSLSTPHDNKSTLSASVTTAPSPTNSNISPTLADIPTNVSSTFFNTTRSSTTDSTAATTLVKVSTTSASTVGNSTETRQTNSNTLPSKKGTTSASTASNTSPPSPTNSTSSHTLANTVTTLISTVSDTTTPSTTGSTLTATLVEVKTTSASTVADTTPPISSTSTPTYISPSSSSGVSPTTASSTTSSTTVTDGSPNPVSIIVATTTTSQTSSITLTPLDGLTTSASTVSQATAGTTISETSTILDTSGVTLSPVDGSKSAFSNKKTDFTFSSNAKTGTIHLKVSGSSQTEESEVILEALSNFIRQNCEGCTSTIRRIKFNRDSQN, via the exons ATGA GCTGTGCAGGTCCACCCCTGCTGTGTTGCTCTGGTAAAAACAGCAGTTGTTCAAGGGGTTGTTTCTGTGACTCGTCCTGTGTGCTATTCAACGACTGCTGTCCTGACTACTTTTCAACCTGCACACAAG GTTTTAACTCTCCGCCGCCAATAAGACAGAGCACAACAAGTACCACTACTATACCTACACTGGCAATTGACACCACAACTTCATCATTCCTATCCAAAACAACAGCATCAG TCTCTGATACTACAACGCCCAGTACAAAAGGCACCACAGCAGCATCTGGACTGGTAGAAGAGAGTACAATATTAGCATCCACAGTAAATGATACCTTAGAAACCAGCCAATCAAATAGCCTTACATCTTTACGAGCAAATATAAAACCCAATTCAGCATCCACAGCCTCTAATACAACACCACCAAGCACAACAAATAGCAATAATAGCCCTACACTAGCAGAAAACATCCAAGCATCCAAATTTGCTGATATAACATCACCCAGCGAAACAGGTAGCACTGCAGCATCTACACTGGTGGCAGTGAGAACGACTTCAGCATCTACCATCGGGGatacaacaacacaaagtaCCAGTACAAGTATTATATCTACACCAAAAGATATACAGCCATCATTCTCATCCACAATCTTTCCAACAAAATCTCCCATTGCAACAAGGAGCATAAATGCATTAGATGTGAGCACAAACCAAGTTGCCATAGCTTTTGCTTCAACAACAACCAgccaaacaaacagcaacacattCAAAACAGCAGATGAAAGCACAACTTCAACAGCCTCTGCACAAACAGCACCCAGCACAACAAACAGCGATACTACCCCTACACTAGCAGAAACTTCAACATCAACAGTCGCTGATACTACAACAACCAACACAACAGGCAGCATTGCATCCTCCGCATACACAGTCTTTAAACCAACAACACCAAGCTCAAGTACAAGTAATACATCTACACCTACAGAAATCCCcccatcttcatcatctgcagtCTTTTCAACAAAAGCTCCAAGAACAACAACTAACACTATGGCATCAACTGTGAGCACAAACCTAGTGTCCACAGTGTTTGCTACTAAAGCAACCAGCCAAACAACAGGCAGCAATGCAGCATCTACATTGGTAGAAAAGAGTACGATTCCTGCATCCACAGTCACTAATACTTCAGAAACCagccaaacaaacaacaatacatCAGCAACAGCAAATATGAGCCCAACTTCAGATGCCACAGCCTCGGATTCAGCACCACGAAGCACAAGGACTCGTAGTACATCTACACCGAAAGAAAACCCCCCATCTTTGACATCCAAAGTCTCCCCAACAATAGCATCGAGTACTAGAAGCAGCACAACTGCATCAGAAGGGAGCACACACTTTGCTTTGACAACAACCAGCCAAACAAGTGTCAGTTTATCTACACCACATGATAACAAATCAACTTTATCGGCCTCTGTAACAACAGCACCCAGCCCAACAAACAGCAATATCAGCCCTACACTTGCAGATATCCCAACAAATGTAAGCTCCACATTTTTTAATACTACAAGATCCAGCACAACAGACAGCACTGCAGCAACTACACTGGTGAAAGTTAGTACAACTTCAGCATCTACCGTAGGTAATTCTACAGAAAccagacaaacaaacagcaatacATTACCCTCAAAAAAAGGCACAACTTCAGCATCCACAGCCTCGAATACATCACCACCAAGCCCTACAAACAGCACTTCTAGTCATACACTAGCAAACACTGTAACAACTTTAATCTCCACAGTTTCTGATACTACAACACCCAGCACAACAGGCAGTACTTTAACGGCAACACTGGTGGAAGTGAAAACAACTTCAGCATCTACAGTTGCGGATACAACACCACCAATCTCAAGTACATCTACACCCACATATATCTCGCCGTCTTCATCATCCGGAGTCTCTCCAACAACAGCTTCCAGTACGACAAGCAGCACTACTGTAACAGATGGGAGCCCCAACCCAGTGTCCATAATTGTTGCCACTACAACAACCAGCCAAACAAGCAGTATTACATTAACACCGTTAGATGGCCTCACAACTTCAGCATCTACAGTCAGCCAAGCTACAG CAGGGACAACAATTTCAGAGACCAGCACAATTCTGGATACTAGTGGTGTAACATTGTCACCAGTAGATGGGAGCAAATCAGCATTTTCcaacaaaaagacagatttcACCTTCAGCTCAA ATGCCAAAACAGGGACCATTCACCTAAAAGTTTCAGGTTCATCCCAGACAGAAGAAAGTGAGGTCATTTTAGAGGCATTATCTAAT TTCATCCGGCAGAACTGTGAGGGCTGCACTTCGACTATCCGACGCATCAAATTCAACAGAGACTCTCAGAACTGA